In the Triticum aestivum cultivar Chinese Spring chromosome 2B, IWGSC CS RefSeq v2.1, whole genome shotgun sequence genome, AAGTATCTTTGCAGTTATTCTATATGGCCATGGACATGTGGACATCAAACCAAAACAAAGGATACATATGTATCACCATCCATTGGATTGACGAGGGCGGTAATATTCAGAAAAGGTTTATCAGTTTCAAGCACCTAGAAGGACGGCACAATGGTATGAACATGTCGGATGCATTTTGTGCAAGTATAACAAGATGGTTTATTGATAAGAAAGTGTTTTCCTTGACTTTGGATATTTCTGCCGCAAGTTTTCTGTCATCAAAGATGTTGTTGCTGATATTAAAGAGAGAAGTCATCCTTAGtttgtgacggcttgttctttcaTGTTAGATGTGTTTGTCTCATAATTAAATCATGGATATATTTGACATCTTACCATGGTGGAGGATCAATGGAAGTCCATATCATGTTTACTCTACTTGCTCAAGACGTCTTGGCCATGCGACTATGCGAGAATGCACTATTGCTTTAGAGTCAGGCTTTTGATCTGGTGGTAGTGTTGTTGATCTATTCCATAATCGCCTCGACCCCGAGATGGTGGAAGAATTAATTTGTATACCAAAGATTGGGTTGCCGCGTCTCGAAAAGTTAGTTTCTCACTTGTTTCTTGTTATGTACTAGTATATAGCTGTACAAAGTTTTTCAAGTTATTTTCTTGGCCATACCTGAAAACGGACTGAAGGGAGGAATGGCCATATTCATATTCAAATGATGTCAGGATAGTAAATCTTTTATGGATGTAGATTGAACACATTTTTGAAATAAACATCTTTTTTTTTCAAAGCCAGCCGGATTTTGTCAATGCAACTTTTTAGCACTCCAAGATCAGATATGATAAAGGCTGAtatttcacatgcaacatctaacgCGGCGAAGATTATGGGGCATAAAGAGTAATCTTTTGCCAGAAGTATCACTTCTTGCAGTAAATTACATATCTGCTCTTTTTCAAGAATATGAATGCAGATTATGGAAATATAAAAACCATGTCAGATTTGAACACCGAAAGAATATCGAATAAACTACTATTTGTAGGATGGGAAATCCATGCCATGATCACATCCTATTGTATCTGGAAACCTGCATCAATACGGCTAAGGTAAAACAATGTGTTCTCAAGCTTagtagttaataaaatataaaagcACACCATCAAACACATAAAGAAGGTGAAACAATCCAAGATAACACAGCACACATAATGATTAACCATACTGTTAATCTTAATCCTTTGAGGCAAACCAAACCCATCCCTATGGTAAAAGTTGCGGAAAACAACAAATTTAGCATGACTCGAAATTTCAGTTCAAGCATGATTCTTCATTGCATTGCACCAAAGGCTCGGCTATACGCAAGAACTCCACTTCGGCTTCACAATAGAGCGATGTCTACATCGACTACAGTTAACAGCAGACCGCGGAGACAAGCTTCTTGCCAAGTTATTTCTCCAATGTTGTGCTGAAACAGCAAATATAAGTTAATCGCAAGGAGACTTTATTGGAATCAGGTTCCTGCAACAGGAAAAAAAAGGTCGCATAAGTTCTATAAAAATAAAAATCAATCACATTATAAGTTTTACTACACAGAAGGCATGAATATATGGTTTTTACTATAGAGTATAGAGAAGGCACAGCAATTATAAGAAATAACGACATAGCTTTGATATCAAAGGGTAAATGACTGCCAATGCAGGTACAGTTTATGTCACAAGAGCATGAAACAATCAGTCATCCCATGAACCTTCAACAACCATGATGGTAGGCTGCATTGGACTCGACTAACGTATGTTTTAACATATGCATCATCATTCATCAGCAGCAACGCAGTTTCTGATACCTAGGTCATGTTTGACATTACCAAACTGATATGCTAGCACTACAGAATTATGATCTGTTAATGGATGGATATAGAATAGCTAATTTCAGGCCATAACTTTATTTATTTTCCTCAAATACACATGACAAACTCTGGCAAAGTCACATTTATAAAGAACTTCGACTGTGGCGTGGCTGCCATCTTCAAAGCAGTAAGCGATATCACAGCAACTCAGCAAACAGGATTTCAACTAACAAAATAATGCTACAAACAAAATACACATGCATTCTAAGGGATGACACCAATCGAAAAttgcttttggaggccgagctccatgaagGGCTCCCTTTgcaattttcaaaattcatgaaaattcatatttgtatgtttcaaaaaattccaaaaaaaaaattcagaTATACATGGAGGGATAATGTACAtctgtgtaaattttcaggacaacatacgttgaaatgagggctctgcaaaaaaacaaaaacaaatctgGGGCTTTTTAGCagatgatactattcatcctcaaagTCCATGAATTTGTTTTTTTGTACAGGTTGcatttcaaggtatttcatcctgaattTTTACACACATGTACATTTCTCCTTGTATTTGCACATTTTTTCAGATTTTCTTGAAATCGGaaagtttgaattttgattttTAAAAAAATTCCGGGCTCCATGGAGCCCGATCACCAAAGTGCCCCACTCGATACCAATTAGAATTTATAACAGCTGACATGCAAATTGTGATGAAATACTTGTCAAGATGAAGGCATGTGAAATATTCAGTGATTCTGTGAACCTAATACTCCGAACTTTTTATTTCAGTATGAAACAGTTAGTCATTCCATGAACCTTCACCAAACGTTAGAGCATGGTAGGCTGCATTGGAGTCCACCAATGTAGTTTTAGCATATATATGCACCATCAGCAACAACACAATTTCTGATACCAGGTCATGTTActtaaaacaaataaataaaacagGGTCATGTTTGACATTACCAATATGATATGCTAGCACTACAGAATTATGATTTGTTAATGGATGGGTGTGTAATAGCTAATTTCAGGTcataaatttatttatttattttcctcaAATACACATGACAAACTCTGGCAAAGTCATATTTATAAAGAACTTTGGCTGTGGCGCGGCTGGTGCCTTCAAGGCAGCAAACTGAAGATACTCTCAACTTTACAGCAACTCAGCAAACAGGATTTCAATTCATAGAGTAATACTCAAACAAAACATACATGATATCTAATGGATGACAACAATTAAACTTAAAGACAGCTGAGCATATATGCCGTGCACGCTGTGCAACAAGAGAGCCAAGAGCAAGCATACCTTGGTGCACGATTCCTTTGAACCTCAGTAGTCGCAGAACAAGCTTGGAAGCACCCAAACCTGCGGCCTCCCGAAACCAACCCCTGGTTCACCTGGATACTGTGCAGGGAAGCATTTACAGGTCCTATCGACCAGAGAATACTCGCTCCATCCCCCACTCCATGGCAATGATCCATACACACAGTCGGCACGGATCCCTGGGACATCAGGACCAAGGCACGCGACGAAATCATCATAGCCAATAAACAGCGTCTGTCCACCGAGGCTCGTTGTCATCACCCACTTCCCCACATTGAAGTCCCACCGGAGAATCTTGTATTCCGGATCGATGCGCCCCACCTTGCAGATAAGCAAGGGCTCGCCACCGCACTCCCCCAGCAATGATCCGCCTACGGTCTCCTTCAGAATCTCTTCAAGGTCTTCGTCGAATTCGCCTCCAAGCATCCACAGTTCCATAGTGTTGTCCTTGGGGAGCGAAGCCATGACGAGGCCGCAGGAGGGGAGGAGCCCGTAGAGGGCGCCGTTGACGATGCGCCAGTCCTGGATCTCAAAGTCGCCGCCGTAGGACGCGACGGCCCAGTGGGCGTACCAGAGGCTGCAGTACTGGATCTCCGTGCGGCCCTTCGCCGGGGCGAAGACGTAGCCGCCGCTGAGGATGACGCGGCTGTACTCCAGCGGGGGCCTGGGGAGGCGGGCCTGCACGCCGGAGAGGAGATCGGTGACGAGGATCTCGCCGGTGGCGCCGTCGACGGCGGCGACGCGGGCGCCGTCGGAGGTGAGGACGCCGCCGGTCCTGGCGAAGGGGAGGCGGGCGCGGAAGCGGAGGAGGCGGCGGTCGGGGACGTGGAAGAGGGCGAGCGAGAAGGCGGCGCAGCCGGGCTCGAGGACCTTGAAGAGGGGCAGCGAGGGGTCGGCGGTGTGGGGCACGAGGAGGTGCGGCGGCTGGTTCGCGAGCAGGTACCGGCAGTTGGGCAGGGCGGCGCGGTAGGCGCGGCAGCCGGCGCGGAGGGCGAAGAAGTCGTGCAGGCTCGTCAGGTGCTTCGCGATGTCCGGGACCAGCTCCGCGGGGATGTACGGCCCGCCGGCGTCTGCGTCGCCGCCGACGGGGGCGTTGGCGGGCAGATCTGGGCCGCCGTCGTTCGCGGccatcctcctccctccctccctccctccttcgcCGCGACCAGCACGAGATGATTTTATCGGAGTCGAACGAAGTCGCGAGATTTAGGGTGGGGCGGGGTGGCAACGgccggcggaagaggcggcggagCCCGGCGGCGAGGGCGCAAAAAGAGGGGAAACTGTCAAACCCTTCACCCACGTCGGCGCTTATGTGAGAGGGGAGAATTTCAGGTGCTCCCGCACCTCCCGTGTTACCATGATACATGAATTTGTGGCCCGTTAGATGGGAGATCAACGGTTAGTGTTGAAGCCTCTAGGCCTGCGCAAGATTATGATACTCTTCGAGGGGTTTTCTGCAAGTTTGAGCCAGCTCTTCCTATGACCATCGGATCTTTGATCCAGCGGACGGCGAGTCCCTATATCATCGTAGCATGGGAGGTGTGGGAGCACCTGGAAATCTCAAAATTATGTGGGAGGCTTGTGCAATTTGTGTATGACATTTTCTGAAATTCTTCTATTCTTTTGAGAAAGGATTAAAATCCACCAACTGATCGCGTCGTTTACGCCAATGACATGGGAAGTCGTTGGATCTGCTTTAGTCATGCGACACAGAGTGCGCCCATCGGTGGCTTCGGCCACTGCCCAACCACCCAGACACATGTCTCATCAACCATCCACACACACTTATCCGTGTCTCATCAACCATCTGCACACACTTATCCTCTCTGTATCCATCCTCATCCTTATCCTCTGGTAAGCATTTATCTTTCCCAAATGAACCCTCAAGCTTGCTCCCTTTCTTTCCATCCTCCCCCTGGAAGCTCCAAGGTTATcgatccttctccccctctcctctctttcCAAATAAGTTGTAAGGCATGGTTAGAGGTAGCACTACCGCAAAGAGTGGTAGGTTCGTAACATCGTTCGTATTGAGTGGGGTGACCACAACATCGTTCGTGTTAGTAATGCGCGACCGCAACACCGTCTGTGTTGCAATGAACGACCACAACACCATCTGTGTTGCAATGAACGACTACAACGTCAATGGGCGACCACAATGTCGCATATGTTGCAATGGTTCACCCAATATCGTTCATGTTGCAGTGGGCAACTGCAACATCATCTATGTTGCAATGTTGGCAGTGGAATGCTATGTGCACACAAAGCTGCCAGCCAGTAACATGAACGATCCCTTCCCAAGATATCAATGCGTTGACGGCCAGCGTCGACCATGGGAACTAACAAACAACCACTGATCACACCAAGCGATTCGCCATCTGGAGCGGCCGCCACGTGTCCCTCACGGGGCCCACGCATCGCTTTCCACATCTACCCTTATGCCTAACAATGAGCACAACCACCCATTGACACTTTGTTTTTCCTCTCCGCCAACCTCTTTTCACCCTGGATATCGTCCCGTACCTGTTCTTTTCTCTTACCACTCTGGCAGCTCACCCTCGCACATACCCCACAACCATCCTGCATCGACAAGCAGATGTTGCAATGCAGCGCATGGCCGCAAGCCTACCTCAGATAGACAATATTGCTTCGAGGGGCAGTTGCCATGCTGCGAGGTTGCCATCACACGTCGGTGTTGTAGCAGCGCCGCGACATGGCAGAATATGTTTCTAGGTCGTGACCAAGGAGAAGCACTCGTTGGTGCTGCGACCTAACAGTTAATGTAGCAGGACAACGGTTGCACCCAGTGTTGTAACTGACTTTCTCGACGATGTTGCAAGCGCAATCgctgggcggggggggggggggtggtcggTGAATCGAAAACGGATCGAGGGTTGTAACATCGCCAGGGTTTCAAGCATATCGCTGGATTGCAACGTCGTTGGTGCCTTAGGCACGTCACGGGGTTGCAACATAGCATGTGGTTCAGGCACACGACGTGTGTCTCATGCAATTGCGATGACCGCAACATGGGCGATGTTGTAATGGCAACCACAAGGTTGTCCATATTGTGATGGGCGGCCGCATTAGCCTGACCCAACGACTACGTGTGGTCAGATCCAGCGGCTTGTAACCCGACTGATCTTTGGCAAAGATCAACTGGGCGACGAGTTGTGATGGACTTTTAGATGGATCCAAGATTGCTATTATGTCATAAACCAAAACATTTGGCATAGGCTTTACCTTATTGGCTCGCATGTTACTTGTGCATCACTTGCTAAAAAACCTCCACCATGAATTAGCTCCAACGATATTTTTGATTCAGTACAGTCAACTGCTAGACGGTGAAGACGGGCAGTCGACCGTCATTGCCCAATCCTCTCAAAGTGGATGAAAGTTTCAACATCCATGTAGCTCTCCCACAATCATCGATGATGAAGAAGCTCCCTCCTGCTCTCCCCTACCCGGCCAGACAGAGCTCAGCACACGTTGCTACATGAGTTGATGGCTACTTCtacgcacgggggggggggggctcttttCTCATCAAGGCCACCATTGCTgcaacatgatgcaaggatactACAAGGCCTGGGTGCACCACTCAGTGGTGCTACGAGGGATCTCTCATCTGTGTCACGAGGGATCTCTCATCTGCAACATGGAAGATGTTGTAATGGTCGGAACCTTGGCGACGATTGCAACATGGAAGATATTGCGATGGCAAGAACCTTGGCGACAATTGCAATATGGAAGATGTAGCGACTACAACATGAGGGATGTTATGATGGATGGAACCTTGGCAATGACTTCAATGTAGTCCATGTTGCAGAAGGTTGCAACATCGGTCGTGGTTGGCGCAACTCTGTCTGGACGGAGGCGAGCATCAAAGAGGTTTTTTTGCGGCTGCAACATTGGCCACTTTGCAGTGATAGAAAACGCCTTGTACATGGCGCAATATGGCTCATGTTGCAACCCTCGAGCACAACACGATCCATGTTGCAAATGGTTGGTTTAGAACTGGGTGACTGACATGGCAGAGATCGGACGACGCACACATTATTCAACGGCTATGGAGGCGACCGATCCAATCCGTGCTTCATTCGGCGATGCGTACCATAGTAATTTTTCCTCACAACCATAACCACTTTGATGAAAACTCCCCTCTCGGCTTCCCCATTGAAGCTAGCAAGCCTGTCTTACAACCCCAACCATTTGGCGAGGTCTCATGCACCGACTAAGCTGTCGTCAACGCTCTTCTGTCCTTGGAGGCTCTATCTCGTGCTAGCCCCACACTAACTCCGCTGATACCACATCACTGCCAGCTCAATCTTTTAGAAAACACAAACAACAACATCATACAACTATGTTTTTATCGAATCAAAAGCCCAAATGTGTAAACAATGCACTCAAGACAAAATCTAGTTGTGAGAAGCATCAAACTCAAAGTTAGCAGCGATAAATTTAAGAAAAACAGCACAAATTTATAAAAAAGTTGAGGAGCCATGCAATTTCTACCTCACATGATTAATTGTTATTTTCAAATCGATCATGTTGCACATCTCAAGTCTGAAGTTGCAcaaaaaagtgttggaaatatgccctagaggcaataataaattgattattattatatttccttgttcatgataatcgtttattatccatgatagaattgtattgataggaaactcagatacatgtgtggatacatagacaacaccatgtccctagtaagcctctagttgactagctcgttaatcaatagatggttacggtttcctgaccatggacattggatgtcgttgataacgggatcacatcattaggagaatgatgtgatggacaagacccaatcctaagcctagcacaagatcatgtagttcgtatgctaaagcttttctaatgtcaagtatcatttccttagaccatgagattgtgcaactcccggataccgtaggagtgctttgggtgtgccaaacgtcacaacgtaactgggtggctataaaggtacactacgggtatctctgaaagtgtctgttgggttggcacgaatcgagattgggattttgtcactccgtgtaaacggagaggtatctctgggcccactcggtaggacatcatcataatgtgcacaatgtgaccaaggggttgatcacgggatgatgtgttatggaacgagtaaagagacttgccggtaacgagattgaacaaggtatcggtataccgacgatcgaatctcgggcaagtaccataccgctagacaaagggaattgtatacgggattgattgagtccttgacatcgtggttcatccgatgagatcatcgtggaacatgtgggagccaacatgggtatccagatcccgttgttggttattgaccggagaacatctcggtcatgactacatgtctcccgaacccgtagggtctacacacttaaggttcgatgacgctagggttataaaggaagtttgtatgtggttaccgaatgttgttcggagtcccggatgagatcccggacgtcacgaggagttccggaatggtccggaggtaaagatttatatataggaagtcctgtttcggccatcgggacaagtttcggggtcatcggtattgtaccgggaccaccggaagggtcccgggggcccaccgggtggggccacctgccccggggggccacatgggctgtagggggtgcgccttggcctacatgggccaagggcaccagcccctagaggcccatgcgccaagatatgggaaaaaggggagagtcctaaagggggaaggcacctccgaggtgccttggggaggatggactcctcccccctccttagccgcaccccttccttggaggagggggcaaggctgcgcctcccccctctcccctgcccctatatatagtggaggggagggagggcatccatacctgagcccttggcgcctccctccctcccgtgacacctcctcctctcccgtaggtgcttggcaaagccctgcaggattgccacgctcctccatcaccaccacgccgttgtgctgctgctggatggagtcttcctcaacctctccctctctccttgctggatcaaggcgtgggagacgtcaccgggctgtacgcgtgttgaacgcggaggtgccgtccgttcggcactaggatcatcggtgatctgaatcacgacgagt is a window encoding:
- the LOC123043425 gene encoding uncharacterized protein; this encodes MAANDGGPDLPANAPVGGDADAGGPYIPAELVPDIAKHLTSLHDFFALRAGCRAYRAALPNCRYLLANQPPHLLVPHTADPSLPLFKVLEPGCAAFSLALFHVPDRRLLRFRARLPFARTGGVLTSDGARVAAVDGATGEILVTDLLSGVQARLPRPPLEYSRVILSGGYVFAPAKGRTEIQYCSLWYAHWAVASYGGDFEIQDWRIVNGALYGLLPSCGLVMASLPKDNTMELWMLGGEFDEDLEEILKETVGGSLLGECGGEPLLICKVGRIDPEYKILRWDFNVGKWVMTTSLGGQTLFIGYDDFVACLGPDVPGIRADCVYGSLPWSGGWSEYSLVDRTCKCFPAQYPGEPGVGFGRPQVWVLPSLFCDY